One genomic window of Cricetulus griseus strain 17A/GY chromosome 3, alternate assembly CriGri-PICRH-1.0, whole genome shotgun sequence includes the following:
- the Prss47 gene encoding putative serine protease 47 isoform X3, with amino-acid sequence MVGKVFGGRDSLAGKWPWQASLLYRDLHLCGAVLIDSYWLVTTAHCFQNKSQAPGNYQVLLGNTQLYQKTQHTQKMSVNRVVKHPDFEKFHSFGSDIAMLQLHLPVNFTSYVVPACLPSKDTQLPNHTSCWITGWGMLSEDTILLPPFSLQEGEVGIIENEFCNTLYGQRPGQSRDYVHEEMLCAGGLSTGKSICRGDSGGPLICYQNSSWILVGLASWGLDCRHSIYPSVFTRVTYFSDWISQVKGLTPLPESGSVYPHTELPPRPLRAAGSPNSCSILVTVQIWFLLLFIPEAQDQAPG; translated from the exons ATGGTTGGGAAGGTGTTTGGTGGCCGGGATTCATTGGCTGGCAAGTGGCCGTGGCAGGCCAGCCTGCTGTACCGGGACTTGCATCTCTGTGGAGCTGTCCTCATTGACTCCTACTGGTTGGTTACTACAGCCCACTGCTTCCAAAA CAAATCCCAGGCCCCAGGGAACTATCAGGTTCTGTTGGGGAATACTCAGCTGTACCAGAAAACACAGCATACTCAGAAGATGTCTGTGAACCGTGTCGTCAAACACCCAGACTTTGAGAAGTTTCATTCCTTTGGAAGTGACATTGCAATGCTGCAGCTGCATCTGCCTGTGAACTTCACATCCTACGTTGTACCTGCCTGCCTCCCATCTAAAGACACACAGCTCCCCAACCACACATCTTGCTGGATAACTGGATGGGGAATGCTTTCTGAAGACA CAATACTGTTACCGCCCTTCTCACTGCAGGAGGGTGAAGTGGGCATCATTGAGAATGAGTTCTGTAATACCTTATATGGGCAAAGACCAGGCCAAAGCAGGGACTATGTGCATGAGGAAATGCTATGTGCAGGGGGCCTCTCCACAGGAAAGTCCATCTGTCGG GGTGATTCTGGGGGCCCCCTCATCTGCTACCAAAATAGTTCATGGATCCTGGTAGGACTGGCCAGCTGGGGCCTGGACTGCCGGCATTCCATTTACCCCAGCGTCTTCACCAGGGTCACCTACTTCAGTGACTGGATCAGCCAAGTCAAGGGACTTACTCCACTTCCAGAATCTGGATCTGTGTATCCTCACACAGAACTTCCACCCAGGCCTCTGAGAGCTGCTGGCTCCCCAAATTCCTGCAGCATCCTTGTAACTGTACAAATCTGGTTCCTGCTACTATTTATCCCTGAGGCTCAAGACCAGGCCCCAGGGTGA